A section of the Sceloporus undulatus isolate JIND9_A2432 ecotype Alabama chromosome 3, SceUnd_v1.1, whole genome shotgun sequence genome encodes:
- the TAF1D gene encoding TATA box-binding protein-associated factor RNA polymerase I subunit D: protein MADIAETEDSALDCDEDSDQGPSQGLPQLEVCSAASFPDHQVSKKRNSGLCSLKQSRRKAKKARCGPSSENTVGGRTLGVSSTGSVKSKSCLKLPKPKIDVRAFFDYYFVRKQHRKKRWRTKRWWLYEKETTTCRKQRKRRKSPKGQYPKISVIERKKRYRDRGLHFPFLEKLCGRRYLPFKYVHRYEQAALQGYLRYVEALKCEQHLKKSLTKLNAVDDLENESLESRKYKYLDDDGSLSPIEETSEEDQNKNSSNDDIGARIVEISSFVLSSKIPEKKKKTNNKSR, encoded by the exons CTGAAACAGAAGACTCTGCATTAGACTGTGATGAAGACTCTGACCAAGGTCCTTCTCAAGGCTTACCACAGTTAGAAGTGTGCTCAGCTGCCTCTTTTCCTGATCACCAAGTTTCAAAGAA GAGAAACTCTGGATTGTGTTCACTGAAGCAGTCAAGAAGGAAAGCTAAAAAAGCAAGGTGTGGACCGTCTTCTGAAAATACAGTCGGTGGCCGGACACTAGGTGTTTCTTCAACTGGTTCTGTAAAATCGAAGAGTTGTCTCAAATTGCCTAAACCTAAAATTGACGTCAGAGCATTTTTTGACTATTACTTTGTAAGGAAGCAGCATAGGAAGAAGCGTTGGAGGACCAAAAGGTGGTGGCTGTATGAGAAAGAAACTACAACATGTCGGAAACAAAGGAAACGAAGGAAATCTCCAAAGGGACAGTATCCAAAAATCTCAGTGATTGAGCGGAAGAAGAGATATAGAGATAGAGGCCTTCATTTTCCCTTTTTGGAGAAACTCTGTGGACGGAGATACCTGCCATTTAAATATGTGCATCGCTATGAG CAAGCAGCTTTACAAGGATACCTCAGATACGTTGAAGCTCTGAAATGTGAGCAGCACCTTAAAAAGTCTTTGACAAAATTGAATGCTGTGGATGATCTAGAAAATGAGAGTCTGGAGTCACGGAAATACAAATATCTGGATGATGATGGTTCTCTTTCTCCCATTGAAGAGACAAG TGAAGAAGACCAAAATAAGAATTCCAGCAATGATGACATTGGTGCCAGGATAGTG GAGATAAGTTCCTTCGTATTAAGTAGTAAAAttccagagaagaagaagaaaaccaataATAAATCTAGATAA